A section of the Phaseolus vulgaris cultivar G19833 chromosome 8, P. vulgaris v2.0, whole genome shotgun sequence genome encodes:
- the LOC137825016 gene encoding uncharacterized protein: MKIFIHSTNKGIWESIENGPFVPQVKKDDVLVDKPSSQWTEAECKKVKFDWIAKNIITSALSCDEFFGVSQCSSIKEMWDILEVTHEGTNDAKRARKHALIQEYELFRMQKGESICDVQKGFSHIVNHLMSLGKKFDEEELNIKVLKCLDRTWQPKVTAISESKDLTSMTVASLFGKLREHEIEIQRLAIQESEDKHNKSITLKASKQQHVSSESEEENISLLSRKFSKFLRKKQASKRYDSKKPSEFNSNKHTCYGCGEQGHIKSECPNNEVKEKGGFKREKMGKAKQAYIAWVDNDVSSLSSSDDEKANLCLLALVTSSVDSTSSWSFSIFDTSHLLFSQSFNENC, from the coding sequence atgaagaTTTTTATACATTCAACTAACAAAGGCATTTGGGagtcaattgaaaatggtccttttgtacCTCAAGTTAAGAAAGATGATGTTTTAGTTGATAAACCTTCATCTCAATGGACAGAGGCAGAATGTAAGAAAGTTAAGTTTGATTGGATagctaaaaatattataacatctgCTCTAAGTTGTGATGAGTTTTTCGGTGTTTCACAATGTAGCTCGAtcaaagaaatgtgggacatcttGGAGGTCACACATGAAGGCACAAATGATGcaaagagagctaggaagcatgctcTGATCCAGGAGTATGAACTCTTCAGAATGCAGAAGGGAGAATCAATATGTGATGTGCAAAAGGGGTTCTctcacattgtgaatcaccttatgagtcttggtaagaagtttgatgaagagGAACTCAATATCAAGGTActaaagtgtcttgatagaacatggcaaccaaaggttaCTGCCATTTCAGAATCAAAGGATCTCACTTCAATGACTGTGGCATCTCTTTTCGGCAAACTAAGAGAGCATGAAATAGAGATTCAAAGGCTTGCtattcaagagagtgaagacaagcataaCAAGAGCATAACACTCAAAGCTAGCAAACAACAACATGTTTCCAGTGAAAGCGAAGAGGAAAACATAAGTTTgttatcaagaaaattcagcaaattcttgagaaAGAAACAAGCTTCTAAAAGGTATGATTCAAAGAAACCTAGTGAATTCAATTCTAATAAGCATACCTGttatggttgtggtgaacagggACATATTAAGTCTGAGTGCCCAAATAATGAAGTCAAAGAAAAAGGAGGCTTCAAAAGGGAGAAAATGGGAAAAGCAAAGCAAGCTTATATAGCATGGGTTGACAATGATGTCTCATCCTTAAGCTCTTCAGATGATGAGAAAGCTAATCTTTGTCTTCTAGCATTAGTAACAAGTAGTGTGGATTCTACCTCGTCATGGAGTTTTTCCATTTTTGATACTTCCCATCTTTTGTTTTCTCAATCATTCAATGAAAATTGTTGA